The following DNA comes from Methanosarcina vacuolata Z-761.
CAATCATGGTACCTGTCTTGCTGATTATCCTGCCTCTGCCTCAGACTTTACTACTGGTAGGCATAGTTCACTGGTTTAATGATATTTGGAAGATGCTCTTATTTCGAAATGGAATAAGATGGAAACTTCTTCTTGCCTTCGGGCTTCCAGGGATCTTTGCCAGTTTCCTGGGATCATCCCTATCCTTGAGAATCTCAAGGGAAATTCTTTCAAGAGCTTTAGGGGTGTTCCTTATAGCCTACGTTATCTTCATTATTTTCAACCGAACTTTCAAACTGAGCCAGAAGTTATCAGTAGCAATATCCAGTGGAACCCTTACCGGATTTTTTGCAGGTATATTTGGTATAGGCGGGGAGATAAATGCCGTAGCCTTAAGCGCTTTCAACCTGGAAAAAGCTGTTTACATTGCAACTGCTGGAGCTATAGCTTTTATGATCGACTCTACAAGGATAGCAACGTATATACAGGGAGGTACGAGACTTGACCCTGTCCTTGTATCAGGCTTTTTGATCTTCATACCCGTATCTTTAATTGGGGCAATGATCGGGAAAATCGGAATTGAAAAAATACCCCAGGAAAAATTCAGGAATTTTGTGGCAGTTTTCATATTTCTATTTGGTTTGAAGCTGGTGTTATTTCCTTAACCTTACTTTCGGCAGGTCGACATAAGAAATTTTAATATTTTTCTTGATATCGTTTTTCAACATTTGATAGTTATCTAGTAGAGTTAAAGCTGGTTAACGTGTGGCTTAACCCCAACGATATATATAAACACTGAATCTTTTTTCTATCAAAGTTCAGCATGAAATATTATGTTTGGATAATATGTAAACCTAATTACTACATACAACAAGGGATCATTATTTCAAAATCGACATCAATAAAATTATAGAAAATGAAATGTCGACCTGCCGAATCTAGGCTTAACTTAACGACAGCCTTTCTTCTGGTGGATGCAGATCAGGTATGAGAAAAAAAGAGTCTTCTTCAGCAGTTTTCAGTCGTTAGCTACCAAATTAAGTAATTAAGTAATTAACTATTAAGACCTGAGTTTACTGAAAAATTTTTGATTTTTATTTACCTTTATTTACCCCGGATCACAAGAAGAAGTACTATCAGAACCGATCCCCCAAACCCAGCCAGTCCGACCCAGGAAAAAATACCTCCGTTTAACAGGATGTAAGTTGAAGCAATAAGCAGGACAGCCAGGTAGAGTTCTTTCGAAAATGTAGTTTTCCTTGTTTCTTTCTGCTTTATGGAAAGAAACTTATCCCCCATTCCTTCCATTTTATCGGCGACTTCTCGAATCGCAGCCCTCAGTTCAGCTTTTTCGTCCACTGGCTCGGTGGAAAATTCGATATGAAGAGCAGCCCCTTTTGAAGCATTAAGCTTTTTATAAGCATCCATCAACACAGGAATAGCAATGGTTTTAATGTTGTATCTCGGGTCCAGCTCCAGGCAGACTCCTTCTATAAGCAGGATCGCCCTCTGCAGGGTTGAAAATTCACCGGGCAGCCGAATATCATATTTCAAGCCGAGTTTTGCATAATTGTCACTCTGCCTGCCTTCAAGCCCGTAGTTCTGGTTTGCAATCAGGCTATCCATATCTTTTCTGAGCCTGCGGATATCCACTTCACGCGCATCCGCACCCCCGATTTTCAGGAAACCCTGAGTCGCTCCTTCCACATCTCTGTTATTGATAGCGTAATAAAACTCCAGCATATTTTTTTTGAGTTCGTCATCGATACTGCCTACAGCCCCGAAATCGATAAAGGCGATGGTATCGTTTTCCTGGACCAGCATATTGCCCCCGTGAGGGTCGGCATGATAAAAACCATCGATATAAACCTGTTTAAGATAACTTTTGGTAATGGTGCGCGTATATTCCGATTTCTTGCTCTGGGGCACAGGCATATTGATTATGTCCTTAATCTGGATTCCCTGGATGAACTCCATTGTAAGGACATTAGCTGAACAGTAGTCGGGATAAATTCTGGGCACAGACACGTTTTTCACGTTCTTGAAATTGTCCTCAAAACGCCGCATGTTGACGGCTTCGGTTCTCAGGTCAACCTCGCGGGTGAGCATTTCCCGGATCTCAAGCAAGAAAGCATCGATATCAAAATTACTCCCCAGGCCGAGAACCTTTCTCATAACAGGCCTGAAATCGTCCAGGATAGAAAGGTCAATGTTTATAGTATCAATCAGGTTCGGGCGAAGAATCTTCACGGCAACCGGTTTCCCTTCCATAACTCCTTTATAAACCTGGGCAATCGATCCGCAGGCAATGGGATCCGTATCAAAGCTGTCAAAAATATTAATA
Coding sequences within:
- a CDS encoding sulfite exporter TauE/SafE family protein: MFVYEEVVYIALLTLLASLIGTMAGFGISTIMVPVLLIILPLPQTLLLVGIVHWFNDIWKMLLFRNGIRWKLLLAFGLPGIFASFLGSSLSLRISREILSRALGVFLIAYVIFIIFNRTFKLSQKLSVAISSGTLTGFFAGIFGIGGEINAVALSAFNLEKAVYIATAGAIAFMIDSTRIATYIQGGTRLDPVLVSGFLIFIPVSLIGAMIGKIGIEKIPQEKFRNFVAVFIFLFGLKLVLFP
- a CDS encoding ABC1 kinase family protein, with amino-acid sequence MLGKTKRYLEVMRVLLKYNLIPELYRDLRKNYISNPECTCTFDLENRQTAVKLREAFEELGPTFIKMGQTMSKRPDLVPQTYVIEMANLQDKVKPIPFEEMAESLDLACVCEFEPPEERNRKKTEAELKASRERRAKAFINIFDSFDTDPIACGSIAQVYKGVMEGKPVAVKILRPNLIDTINIDLSILDDFRPVMRKVLGLGSNFDIDAFLLEIREMLTREVDLRTEAVNMRRFEDNFKNVKNVSVPRIYPDYCSANVLTMEFIQGIQIKDIINMPVPQSKKSEYTRTITKSYLKQVYIDGFYHADPHGGNMLVQENDTIAFIDFGAVGSIDDELKKNMLEFYYAINNRDVEGATQGFLKIGGADAREVDIRRLRKDMDSLIANQNYGLEGRQSDNYAKLGLKYDIRLPGEFSTLQRAILLIEGVCLELDPRYNIKTIAIPVLMDAYKKLNASKGAALHIEFSTEPVDEKAELRAAIREVADKMEGMGDKFLSIKQKETRKTTFSKELYLAVLLIASTYILLNGGIFSWVGLAGFGGSVLIVLLLVIRGK